One segment of Belonocnema kinseyi isolate 2016_QV_RU_SX_M_011 chromosome 7, B_treatae_v1, whole genome shotgun sequence DNA contains the following:
- the LOC117175958 gene encoding putative sugar lactone lactonase YvrE yields the protein MSLQDPKNPLPPGNRVGYGGVDYAERLWFATTNDNPKNQAENFGSVYSLDQNKELVTKLSELPSVTGGFVWNIPRTRPSKRRLLPHKFYYADPLNHDIIEYNFFMQTLKLERIEVVHRLPKHQVTGNPGRIAIDSDGYLWVPLLGGHKIIQYDPFQEKVLQTFHMPAAKVGGCTFGGPGLSVLYVSTIGYRENEVRPPGDEGGYIYAIHNLRVTGLPTREYCLHKDIILKASISLEEISVRRIGRKPKASLNKGSSLDIDLNRSFVE from the exons ATGTCACTGCAGGATCCTAAGAATCCACTTCCACCAGGCAACAGAGTGGGTTATGGAGGTGTCGATTACGCGGAAAGACTTTGGTTTG cGACGACCAACGATAATCCAAAAAATCAGGCGGAGAATTTCGGCAGTGTTTACAGTTTGGATCAGAACAAGGAACTTGTAACAAAACTTTCGGAACTTCCTTCAGTCACTGGTGGATTCGTATGGAACATTCCTCGTACGAGACCAAGCAAACGACGTTTACTGCCTCACAAATTCTATTACGCCGATCCTCTAAACCATGATATtatagaatacaatttttttatgcaaacttTAAAGCTTg AAAGAATTGAAGTAGTCCATCGCTTGCCAAAACATCAAGTAACCGGCAATCCTGGTCGTATTGCAATTGACTCAGACGGTTATCTCTGGGTGCCCCTTTTGGGAGGTCATAAA ATCATTCAATATGATCCATTTCAAGAAAAGGTGCTTCAAACGTTTCACATGCCCGCAGCTAAAGTAGGAGGATGCACTTTTGGAGGTCCAGGCTTGAGTGTTTTATATGTATCAACAATAGGATATCGAGAAAATGAAGTTCGCCCACCAGGCGATGAAGGTGGTTATATTTACGCTATCCACAACCTGCGCGTGACGGGATTGCCGACAAGAGAGTATTGCCTGCATAAAGATATAATATTAAAGGCCTCTATATCGTTAGAAGAAATATCTGTCAGGCGAATTGGTAGAAAGCCCAAGGCCTCTCTTAATAAGGGAAGTTCCCTTGACATTGATCTGAATCGCTCTTTCGTTGAATAA